The Trichoderma atroviride chromosome 5, complete sequence genome contains a region encoding:
- a CDS encoding uncharacterized protein (EggNog:ENOG41~TransMembrane:7 (o6-29i41-61o81-106i118-139o166-186i198-218o238-262i)): MSGVRHNFWAVMVAFVVLNTITVGLRLWLRISSQSFGYDDYATGLAYAVFILFCAFEFRALDYGYGATDIQPGYKPMLAAEYFVIAQLLYLIAQLVAKISVALVLYRIATMAPLVRRVLIGSMAVMSVVSVVAIFIFAFQCRPLSVAWGVGTGTCLPGSTIANTAYAVSAADILFSWLYGLLPIYLLWSVQISLRTKLVVSILLGFGAVSCIATILRLNYAIEVSRVPSTASAQAVNLLLTATIYSAAEVGLAIFCASLAALKPLLKFIPWVPGSSKGTSKFDSNLEPRGPSIRLQDRQVENGSEESILQNTPRHIQKTTHYEVHYEER; encoded by the exons ATGAGCGGCGTGAGACATAATTTTTGGGCCGTAATGGTGGCGTTTGTTGTCTTGAACACCATTACCGTTGGATTGAGACTATGGCTTCGAATCTCCAGTCAAAGCTTCGGCTATGACGATTATGCGACTGGATTAGCCTAC GCCgtttttattctcttttgtgCTTTTGAGTTTCGTGCCTTGGATTATGGCTACGGAGCCACAGATATACAGCCTGGGTACAAACCTATGCTTGCGGCCGAG TATTTCGTTATTGCACAGTTGCTGTACCTAATCGCTCAGCTGGTAGCCAAGATCAGCGTGGCTTTGGTCTTATATCGAATCGCTACAATGGCCCCTTTGGTGCGAAGAGTGCTAATCGGCTCAATGGCGGTTATGTCTGTCGTGTCTGTcgtggccatcttcatcttcgcgTTCCAATGTCGCCCGCTCTCAGTAGCTTGGGGAGTAGGCACTGGAACGTGTCTTCCTGGCTCAACGATAGCGAACACGGCGTACGCAGTCAGTGCTGCTGATATTTTATTCAGCTGGCTATATGGA CTCCTGCCCATTTATCTGCTCTGGAGTGTCCAAATCAGCTTGCGAACAAAACTAGTTGTCTCTATTCTACTTGGTTTTGGTGCAGT GAGCTGCATTGCGACGATCCTACGACTTAATTATGCTATTGAGGTTTCTCGGGTCCCATCAACGGCGTCGGCACAGGCTGTCAACTTGCTCCTCACAGCGACCATATA CTCGGCCGCCGAGGTTGGCTTGGCCATATTCTGtgcttctcttgctgctctgaaACCGCTGCTGAAATTCATCCCATGGGTGCCCGGATCTTCCAAAGGCACGTCCAAATTCGATAGTAATCTCGAACCACGAGGCCCAAGCATTCGACTCCAAGACCGACAGGTGGAGAATGGAAGTGAAGAAAGCATTTTACAGAACACGCCACGCCATATTCAGAAAACGACCCATTATGAAGTCCATTACGAAGAGCGCTAG
- a CDS encoding uncharacterized protein (EggNog:ENOG41), whose amino-acid sequence MSLTEQSLPLSPEEVSSQWLSDALGQKVKSFTFTEKILLATASKLFATVTYEDEAAARAAGKPTHICLKGGFNQTVVAQYPDIMIRIYTREVGFFSHVIPKLNHVDTVKCWWSGANKEQGIVILDDLNKQGARFGEPTETWTVDQVKAAVEQLAGLHAGTWGEKSAKLPTWLTDPEHYDATILSLCGLWQGMVVAESRPHFPADWNEERITTAMKKHLKSRDPRFTCLLHGDPHAGNTYFIDGAPRFLDWQLIHVGSAFHDLAYFIVGALSVEDRKANEMSILQHYLDTLAKFGGPTFTLDEILIEYRKSLMSGIGWMLTPYKLQTMERVHAMSERYGSAILDHKTIELVESL is encoded by the coding sequence ATGTCACTCACTGAACAAAGTCTTCCGCTCTCTCCCGAAGAGGTCAGCTCACAATGGCTCTCCGACGCTCTGGGACAAAAAGTGAAATCATTCACATTCACCGAGAAGATCCTCCTCGCAACTGCTAGTAAGCTGTTCGCCACAGTTACTtacgaagatgaagctgcagcgcGTGCAGCTGGGAAACCCACCCATATTTGCTTGAAGGGAGGCTTTAACCAGACGGTGGTAGCTCAATATCCGGATATTATGATTAGAATCTATACACGAGAGGTTGGGTTCTTCAGCCACGTTATTCCTAAGCTTAACCATGTGGACACAGTCAAGTGCTGGTGGTCAGGAGCCAATAAAGAACAAGGAATTGTCATTTTGGACGACCTGAATAAGCAAGGGGCAAGATTTGGGGAGCCGACGGAGACTTGGACGGTGGATCAGGTCAAGGCGgctgtcgagcagctcgctGGGCTCCATGCTGGAACATGGGGGGAGAAGAGTGCAAAGCTGCCTACTTGGCTAACCGACCCGGAGCACTATGATGCTACCATCTTGAGCCTGTGTGGTCTTTGGCAGGGCATGGTTGTTGCCGAGAGCCGGCCGCATTTCCCAGCAGATTGGAACGAAGAACGAATCACGacagcgatgaagaagcacCTCAAATCTCGCGATCCACGATTTACGTGTCTCCTTCACGGTGACCCGCACGCAGGCAACACCTACTTTATCGATGGCGCACCGCGATTCCTCGATTGGCAACTCATCCACGTGGGCTCTGCATTCCACGATCTTGCTTATTTCATCGTCGGGGCCTTGTCAGTGGAGGACCGCAAAGCGAATGAGATGTCTATTCTACAGCATTACCTCGATACGTTGGCCAAGTTTGGAGGACCGACATTTACACTGGACGAGATCTTGATTGAGTACCGCAAATCACTCATGTCAGGCATCGGATGGATGCTCACCCCCTACAAGCTGCAAACTATGGAGCGTGTGCACGCCATGAGCGAAAGATATGGTTCGGCGATCCTCGATCACAAGACCATAGAGCTTGTTGAGTCTCTATGA
- a CDS encoding uncharacterized protein (EggNog:ENOG41~SECRETED:SignalP(1-16)) yields the protein MRFILLAALIAPLASAAVAGVDIEARAEVEAIAKVKERSLLPLDKRSCVANGCKCSTKHPLKQGQYCGNCVWSNGDGYIITAKRVNNHVYECSPSGSCCDYGAGSDCGSGTARCG from the coding sequence ATGCGTttcattcttcttgctgctcttaTTGCTCCCCTAGCCTCTGCGGCAGTTGCTGGTGTCGATATCGAAGCTCGAGCTGAGGTAGAGGCAATCGCCAAAGTCAAGGAGCGATCACTCCTCCCATTGGACAAACGATCATGCGTGGCCAATGGATGCAAGTGTAGCACCAAGCATCCTCTCAAACAAGGCCAGTACTGCGGCAATTGTGTCTGGTCGAATGGAGATGGATACATCATCACGGCGAAGCGTGTTAATAATCACGTTTACGAATGCTCGCCCTCTGGATCCTGCTGCGACTATGGTGCGGGTAGTGATTGCGGTTCTGGCACTGCTCGCTGTGGATAA
- a CDS encoding uncharacterized protein (EggNog:ENOG41~SECRETED:SignalP(1-21)), which produces MAYKILTAALVLATGVSQVVAQECAQNLLTTHAGVQFYLYDDSIPSNNYKPLQLRPSQDGKFSYLAIDNSSPVFTANLDNGVLVSESKSSDGTLFDTGARGFLQNYTNVDNYIPPTFVGQLAFANTSTFSNASDANWLLGPSGGTNVYNLWHNEPVNTLNGMQICEADFDLNEDGTPWYYFQYVDWVVYYPPNCEFVAILTNVTTPDLPSC; this is translated from the coding sequence ATGGCTTACAAAATCCTTACAGCTGCCTTGGTTTTGGCCACTGGCGTGTCTCAAGTTGTCGCACAGGAATGTGCTCAAAATCTCTTAACCACTCATGCTGGTGTTCAATTCTATCTTTATGACGACTCTATTCCTTCAAACAACTACAAACCTCTTCAACTTCGAcccagccaagatggcaAGTTCAGCTACCTCGCTATAGACAATAGCTCTCCGGTCTTTACTGCCAACCTCGACAATGGCGTTTTGGTCAGCGAAAGCAAGAGCTCTGACGGCACTCTGTTCGACACAGGTGCCAGAGGCTTCTTGCAAAACTACACCAATGTGGACAACTATATCCCACCTACTTTTGTAGGCCAgctcgcctttgccaacaCTTCGACATTTTCCAACGCATCTGATGCCAACTGGCTCCTGGGCCCTTCAGGTGGAACAAACGTCTATAACCTCTGGCACAACGAGCCTGTCAACACGCTCAACGGAATGCAGATTTGCGAAGCTGATTTTGATCTCAATGAAGACGGCACTCCTTGGTATTATTTCCAATACGTGGACTGGGTTGTCTACTACCCACCAAACTGTGAATTCGTCGCAATTTTGACCAACGTCACCACCCCGGATCTTCCTTCATGCTAG
- a CDS encoding uncharacterized protein (TransMembrane:1 (i28-47o)) yields the protein MMAMCGVDGCCSPGLIILNAAFFNKSRVTLVASAGTALLSISFIYAATTQEFLESCIFLFVKHPYDVGNGADINEQQFVVDRISLLYTTFHRIEQDADYSDKLSRVPSVVHLSHISSIPNMILNNL from the coding sequence atgatggcgatgtgCGGCGTAGACGGATGTTGTAGCCCTGGACTGATCATATTAAATGCGGCGTTCTTCAACAAGAGCCGTGTTACCCTCGTCGCATCTGCTGGaactgctcttctctctatTTCGTTCATCTACGCTGCCACCACCCAGGAGTTCCTCGAATCttgcatttttcttttcgtcaaGCATCCTTATGATGTTGGCAATGGCGCCGACATCAACGAGCAGCAGTTTGTGGTTGACCGCATCTCCCTTCTCTACACCACCTTCCACCGTATTGAACAAGATGCAGATTACTCAGATAAGCTCAGTCGCGTCCCATCAGTCGTGCACCTTTCTCACATCTCATCGATTCCAAACATGATCCTGAACAACCTCTGA
- a CDS encoding uncharacterized protein (EggNog:ENOG41), whose translation MTAAATTSRAPRTRKSCLSCRILKIACDKALPECSACKTRGKACSGYSENLSWPRKGDKRRAATANVQTRSAYRANPVVFLNTSTWDVSLYREHIDTGAHMQHVGVLTPAASLWSPKLGFYGPRIPSAIRLVTSGNFQDDVCGLLYRMSLDDNSVPALSVRHSMNAISLLSLHKSDEALKYKILAISNLKGALTQGLDNKTRPQAIATSLLLTLYEVLSQSGKTQDWSVYFNGCMNIVNSGFNIHRKYAGDCAILLNWVRYHKVLYKFSIQHWQQRTPQMELMAKSDILVSDSAYDIDVITMHNMLGCSPEVLDFLSEAMDLVKNRDDPNYLSINRLHAIHDLELRLKDIDNLRDCFDVGQDDITISKVSESMNDKLFQYALVIYVDRVVKGAFMSSTTARNAATKAFVLLERIRLYDRPFPLFVLSIQAETDEQRLLILSTINRTMEARPMNNLGPTEEMIKKFWAQQDLEGPEQADALFILNAVMSASSMPPTFTSPFVVNAITGANGVPFLSI comes from the exons ATGactgcagcagccaccacCAGTCGAGCCCCGCGAACGAGAAAATCCTGCCTGAGCTGTCGAA TCCTCAAGATAGCATGCGATAAAGCCCTGCCCGAGTGCTCAGCCTGCAAAACACGCGGAAAGGCATGCTCGGGATACAGTGAGAACCTGTCATGGCCTCGGAAGGGGGACAAGCGTCGTGCGGCGACAGCAAACGTGCAGACCCGGAGCGCCTATCGGGCTAATCCAGTGGTGTTTCTCAACACATCAACGTGGGACGTAAGCCTGTATCGTGAACACATTGACACGGGAGCTCATA TGCAACACGTAGGTGTCTTgacaccagcagcatccCTGTGGTCGCCCAAACTAGGCTTCT ATGGGCCGCGAATACCATCGGCTATACGCCTCGTCACATCAGGCAATTTCCAAGATGACGTTTGTGGCCTCTTGTACCGCATGTCGCTCGACGACAACAGTGTGCCGGCCTTGTCTGTTCGCCACTCCATGAATGCAATCTCGCTATTGTCATTGCACAAGTCAGACGAGGCACTCAAATACAAGATTTTGGCTATTTCAAATCTCAAAGGTGCCCTCACACAGGGTCTGGACAATAAGACTCGACCTCAGGCTATCGCTACCAGCCTGCTTCTGACGCTATATGAG GTCCTCAGTCAAAGTGGCAAGACTCAGGACTGGTCGGTATACTTTAACGGCTGCATGAATATTGTCAACTCGGGCTTCAACATTCATCGAAAGTACGCGGGAGACTGTGCCATCTTGCTAAACTGGGTTCGCTACCATAAAGTACTGTATAAGTTTAGCATTCAACATTGGCAGCAACGGACTCCACAGATGGAATTAATGGCCAAATCAGATATTCTTGTCTCCGACTCAGCATATGACATTGATGTTATAACT ATGCACAATATGCTTGGCTGCTCTCCTGAAGTTCTTGATTTCTTGAGCGAAGCAATGGATCTCGTCAAGAATCGCGACGACCCCAATTACCTATCAATCAACCGCCTACACGCCATTCATGATCTTGAGCTACGTCTCAAGGATATTGATAACTTGCGCGACTGCTTTGACGTGGGACAGGATGATATCACCATAAGCAAAGTTTCCGAAAGCATGAATGACAAACTGTTCCAATATGCCTTGGTCATATATGTCGACAGAGTTGTCAAGGGTGCTTTCATGTCTTCAACAACCGCCCGAAATGCCGCCACCAAAGCATTTGTACTGCTGGAGAGGATCAGACTTTACGACCGTCCGTTCCCATTGTTTGTTCTATCCATTCAAGCCGAGACAGACGAGCAGCGGTTGTTAATTCTATCAACAATAAACCGGACAATGGAGGCAAGGCCAATGAATAACTTGGGGCCGACTGAGGAGATGATTAAGAAATTTTGGGCACAGCAGGACTTGGAAGGTCCTGAACAGGCTGATGCGCTCTTCATATTAAATGCTGTGAtgagcgccagcagcatgCCACCAACCTTCACTTCCCCTTTTGTAGTTAATGCCATTACGGGTGCAAACGGCGTACCGTTTTTGTCTATTTGA
- a CDS encoding uncharacterized protein (EggNog:ENOG41) has protein sequence MAPQFDISPEQRATQLAFIQRQLFRVPPTWTKKDVDLRGKTAIITGSNTGLGFECAGQLLDLGLSKLIIAVRSEAKGEEAKKLLLAGRDPNKLPIIQVWKLDLSSYDSITAFAERAKSLERLDITINNAGLMKKTFEKNSSTGHEETFQVNYLGQALFTLLLLPVIKEKNAPEQPGRLVLVSSDTAAWSEFKGKNSDPLFAGLDNPQLFDSRDQYSTSKLLGQLFLTELVKRVPPSVAIINAPNPGLCKSSLVRDYANVFERAFVFVFKLLLGRDGSVGARAFTDAAVKQGTESHGQYLEDGKVQPMAPFVYGLEGERLAQKLWEETMDEFAFAKVADIVHSLSR, from the coding sequence ATGGCGCCGCAATTCGATATTTCACCGGAGCAGCGAGCCACCCAGCTTGCATTCATCCAACGCCAGCTATTCCGTGTGCCCCCAACATGGACCAAGAAAGATGTCGATCTAAGGGGCAAGACTGCCATCATTACCGGATCCAATACCGGCCTTGGGTTTGAGTGTGCTGGCCAGCTCCTCGATCTTGGTCTTAGCAAGCTCATTATAGCCGTGCGCAGCGAAGCTaaaggcgaagaagcaaaaaagttGCTTCTAGCGGGCCGAGACCCAAACAAGCTACCAATCATTCAAGTGTGGAAGCTCGATTTGTCGAGCTATGATTCCATCACGGCCTTTGCAGAACGCGCCAAGTCTCTGGAGCGGCTGgacatcaccatcaacaatgcaggtctgatgaagaagactttTGAGAAAAACTCTTCTACTGGCCATGAAGAGACTTTCCAAGTAAATTACCTTGGTCAAGCTCTCTTCACTTTATTGCTACTTCCAGTgataaaagagaaaaacgcTCCTGAACAGCCCGGCCGCCTCGTCTTAGTATCCTCTGATACAGCCGCATGGTCCGAGTTCAAAGGAAAGAATTCCGATCCGCTGTTTGCCGGGTTAGACAACCCTCAGTTATTTGATAGCAGAGATCAATATTCCACCTCAAAGTTACTGGGCCAGCTGTTTCTTACGGAATTGGTCAAGCGCGTACCACCTTCAGTCGCCATAATAAACGCCCCGAACCCAGGCCTATGCAAGTCAAGCCTGGTTCGTGATTATGCCAACGTTTTTGAAAGGGCGTTTGTTTTCGTATTCAAGCTCTTACTTGGACGAGATGGCTCTGTGGGCGCTCGTGCGTTTACTGATGCGGCCGTGAAGCAAGGCACAGAATCTCATGGACAGTATCTCGAAGACGGAAAGGTACAGCCAATGGCACCTTTTGTATATGGACTGGAAGGAGAAAGGCTTGCGCAGAAGCTTTGGGAGGAGACTATGGATGAATTTGCTTTTGCAAAAGTGGCTGATATCGTTCATTCATTGAGTAGATGA
- a CDS encoding uncharacterized protein (EggNog:ENOG41) — translation MESLSSLITPAVLKTMAHARVPYPKDKPIDFNTAGEEIFNDEYLVNNTRDIVWPALVALSKLGLSNVPNLFSLLPAPADAEFPQQCFGLVVLLDQGSRLFCKGIDARWVGYFDKLSERLSDAWRALPAHQQPDSWARWRDEVGVGIDHWAVARLFFTAPLAHGEVLAYQEIAVNSNEHLREILETHTGEKDANRAKREELLSDPLGFFKNLAAGPPKGGDITMQRWSFWLMMMMDSHYPIIKKFGRKPYKNAIEGRESTAEEVKWLDDVNHAGEASPEVAKLVREDIKAGRWTPLGDHPRDA, via the coding sequence ATGGAGAGCCTTTCTTCCCTCATCACGCCGGCGGTGCTCAAAACAATGGCACACGCACGTGTTCCTTACCCGAAAGACAAGCCAATTGACTTCAACACAGCGGGAGAGGAGATATTCAACGACGAATACTTGGTGAACAACACCCGCGATATTGTATGGCCTGCTCTCGTCGCCCTGAGTAAACTTGGGCTTTCCAACGTGCCCAACCTGTTCTCGCTCCTCCCCGCGCCCGCCGATGCAGAGTTTCCGCAGCAATGCTTTGGTCTCGTGGTTCTCCTCGACCAAGGATCCCGTTTGTTCTGCAAAGGAATCGACGCTCGATGGGTTGGCTATTTTGATAAACTATCAGAAAGGCTGAGCGATGCATGGCGAGCCTTGCCGGCACACCAGCAACCAGATTCATGGGCTCGCTGGCGTGATGAAGTGGGCGTAGGCATCGATCACTGGGCTGTAGCTCGACTATTCTTCACAGCGCCTCTGGCCCACGGCGAAGTGCTTGCCTACCAAGAGATTGCTGTGAACTCGAATGAGCATCTCCGAGAAATCCTCGAGACCCATACGGGCGAAAAAGATGCCAACCGTGCTAAACGAGAGGAGCTCTTGAGCGACCCTCTTGGGTTCTTCAAGAatctggctgctgggcctCCGAAAGGCGGTGACATCACAATGCAAAGGTGGTCCTTTTGGctcatgatgatgatggattcACACTATCCgataattaaaaagtttGGACGGAAGCCTTATAAGAACGCAATCGAAGGGAGGGAGAGCACGGCAGAGGAAGTCAAGTGGTTAGACGACGTCAAtcatgctggagaagcttccCCTGAGGTTGCGAAACTTGTTAGAGAGGATATTAAAGCGGGCAGATGGACGCCTTTGGGGGATCACCCTCGGGATGCTTAG
- a CDS encoding uncharacterized protein (SECRETED:SignalP(1-25)): MKLFQRPVLLLSALSFFTVTASSSALALHFNHVGISVANLTLQRDWYNRTLGFSSLIEVVGPMEMPAASTISSTPGSVSKPSTIQAVQLQNPTTDAIVELIWLSSSTPASRLSTSPAAAAAVQGLFHFAYRVPDLKIAIKKLKEDGVHVVQPITQGAPYVNHDRSSFAYISDPEGNLIELVQVEYQTCKCLVELSHSHIRYNVIEGSTRGIFGFRTSPRTRSAENSTKRDDQK; encoded by the exons ATGAAACTTTTTCAGAGACCCGTTTTGTTGCTTTCAGCTTTGTCGTTCTTCACCGTTACGGCTTCATCGTCAGCACTCGCCTTACACTTCAATCACGTCGGCATCTCAGTTGCGAACTTGACGCTACAACGCGACTGGTATAATCGGACTCTTGGTTTCAGTTCTCTGATTGAAGTCGTCGGCCCAATGGAGatgccagcagcatccaCCATTTCAAGCACGCCAGGTTCCGTGTCCAAGCCAAGCACAATCCAGGCTGTTCAGCTTCAAAACCCGACGACCGATGCCATCGTTGAGCTCATATGGCTCTCGTCATCAACCCCGGCGTCTCGGCTAAGCACATcaccggcagcagcggcagccgtTCAAGGTCTATTTCACTTTGCTTACCGAGTTCCGGACCTCAAAATAGCAATCAAAAAGCTTAAAGAAGATGGTGTCCACGTTGTGCAGCCAATCACGCAAGGCGCGCCATATGTCAACCATGACCGATCTTCATTTGCCTACATCTCCGATCCAGAAGGCAATCTAATTGAGTTGGTACAAGTGGAATATCAGACATGCAAGTGCTTGGTTGAACTCTCCCATAGCCATATAAGGTACAAT GTCATAGAGGGATCAACTAGGGGAATATTTGGTTTCCGAACTTCACCTCGGACCAGGTCTGCGGAAAATAGTACAAAACGGGACGACCAGAAATAG
- a CDS encoding uncharacterized protein (EggNog:ENOG41~SECRETED:SignalP(1-16)), with protein sequence MKLATLFFTLAPAALALPASKESPSRRQSDLVAITDQLLFNTTLPDFITHRNAQNPSTLDWTSDGCTDSPDNPFGFPYVPACNRHDFGYQNYRLQSRFTDSGKLNIDNNFKSDLYYQCQSVSAQSACEDLADVYYAAVRAFGGGDSSPGKRDESHEDLVKEYEARLEIYHQAVKEAQEKGLLPILNQ encoded by the exons ATGAAGCTTGCGACGCTTTTCTTTACGCTTGCTCCGGCAGCCCTCGCTCTGCCCGCATCTAAAGAGTCTCCATCAAGGCGTCAAAGCGATCTTGTAGCCATTACAGAtcagcttctcttcaacACAACGCTTCCTGACTTCATCACCCACCGTAATGCCCAGAACCCTTCAACTCTTGACTGGACATCAGACGGCTGCACCGATTCGCCCGATAACCCTTTTGGATTCCCGTATGTACCGGCTTGCAACCGCCACGACTTTGGGTACCAGAATTaccgcctccaaagccgctTTACAGATTCAGGCAAGCTCAATATTGACAACAACTTCAAATCGGA CCTCTACTACCAATGTCAGTCAGTGAGCGCGCAGTCTGCTTGCGAGGATCTTGCGGATGTTTATTACGCGGCGGTTAGGGCATTTGGAGGTGGTGACTCGTCACCAGGTAAACGAGACGAGTCGCATGAGGATTTGGTCAAGGAATATGAAGCCAGGCTGGAGATCTATCATCAAGCTGTGAAGGAGGCTCAAGAGAAGGGCCTTTTACCCATACTGAATCAATAA
- a CDS encoding uncharacterized protein (EggNog:ENOG41), translating into MEGSIITCANPTCPLEAADSQSHLSCKGCLLVKYCGRDCQVQHWGEHKKYCKSPLMKAGWKPEWATTGRTPEFVGDSGPSQVVFGGNKYLWGNVPAIDVLQLAKNEGSTYDQDVHLLFAASGDLRNVVKTVASIPEAFQKSVSIVLNDRDPEIVIRNAVLLLVSLTAEETKEAVDCMIHILYSAFIQENHLSILQGRIRVLVADVVQKIVDKPVKSLQAKAWSFGSRNLRLVLTKEIWCQLLERLNVPISLTSQKAHDVRTAITLAPSRKDYRERRYMCLLPAHRLSQERYRTDGLLLPFGASRAQFVIPNPTLFESNQSWPLKDSSDPLEGWNIFDILNKTPRAAPSDVYGKLYFYLQHAFKAFIEKSISLSASFQLFNVDAEDLSKHLERGTFSRIENTVVEKWPMRLKKKAGQPGAQEEFDLLFGSGHGNERYVEWQTVE; encoded by the exons ATGGAGGGCTCCATCATCACTTGTGCAAATCCAACTTGCCCCCTTGAAGCTGCCGACAGTCAAAGCCATCTAAGCTGCAAAGGTTGCTTGCTAGTCAAA TATTGCGGACGAGACTGTCAAGTCCAACATTGGGGGGAGCACAAGAAGTATTGCAAGTCACCTTTGATGAAAGCAGGATGGAAGCCAGAATGGGCTACTACAGGCCGAACGCCAGAATTTGTTGGCGATAGTGGTCCGTCACAGGTCGTTTTTGGAGGGAATAAATACTTATGGGGCAACGTTCCGGCCATCGACGTTTTACAGCTCGCCAAAAATGAAGGTAGCACTTATGATCAAGATGTGCACTTATTGTTTGCCG CATCCGGAGATTTGCGAAACGTGGTCAAGACAGTAGCCTCCATCCCAGAGGCCTTCCAAAAGTCTGTCTCGATTGTCTTAAACGATAGAGATCCCGAAATCGTCATTCGGAATGCCGTCCTACTTCTTGTCTCTCTGACTGCCGAAGAGACCAAAGAGGCAGTGGATTGCATGATCCATATATTGTATTCGGCATTTATTCAGGAAAACCATCTGAGCATTCTACAAGGTAGAATCCGTGTCTTAGTTGCCGACGTTGTTCAGAAGATTGTAGACAAACCTGTCAAGTCTTTGCAAGCAAAAGCTTGGAGCTTTGGATCGCGCAATCTCCGTTTAGTTCTCACCAAGGAAATATGGTGCCAACTTCTCGAGCGCTTGAACGTTCCTATAAGCCTGACCTCTCAGAAAGCACATGATGTTCGCACGGCAATTACGCTGGCACCTTCACGCAAGGACTACAGAGAGCGGCGGTACATGTGTCTTTTGCCAGCGCACCGCTTGAGTCAAGAACGTTATCGCACGGATGGCCTTCTTTTACCGTTTGGTGCTTCTCGCGCACAATTCGTTATTCCTAATCC GACCTTATTTGAAAGCAATCAGAGTTGGCCACTCAAGGATTCTTCAGATCCACTTGAAGGATGGAACATCTTCGACATTCTCAACAAAACCCCCAGGGCTGCGCCTTCTGATGTCTATGGAAAGCTCTACTTTTACCTCCAACATGCCTTCAAAGCATTCATAGAGAAGTCAATCAGTCTAAGTGCCAGCTTCCAGCTGTTCAATGTCGATGCCGAAGATCTCTCAAAGCATCTTGAAAGAGGAACATTTTCCAGGATAGAG AATACGGTTGTTGAAAAATGGCCTATGAGACTCAAGAAAAAAGCAGGACAGCCTGGTGCCCAGGAGGAATTCGACTTGCTGTTTGGGTCAGGACATGGGAACGAGCGATATGTGGAATGGCAGACGGTCGAGTAG